From SAR202 cluster bacterium, the proteins below share one genomic window:
- a CDS encoding ABC transporter ATP-binding protein — protein MFNPRMHGFGHGGLEEEHGKVYDHTVVSRMMKYIWPFKFRVAVIVLSMIVYSTCMVVSPLVIKWIIDDHITPAVTTGNVGSLNWAILVFLGVALVQFLANITHLRYLNYVGQEVLFRLRVDLFKKIQSQSMSFFDKNETGKVMSRIQSDVHQLQDVLQIVVHSLADFFSLAGIVVTMFVVDWKLAIATLSVVPPLFVVLIVWQKYARASFLRVRKSVATINSGLQENIAGVRVIQSLNREKVNASKFDQTNAENLKANLQATRMSAILPPSVELMTALGLAIIVVAGGSMVINGRIEVGVVVAFALYVQRFFDPIRGLISQYASLQRAMVSGARIFQLLDHKPDVEDKPDAIELPEVKGNVHFEKVNFHYNPDTPVLKGVNLDVKAGETVALVGPTGAGKTTIVSLLMRMYDVTGGSIAIDGHDIRDVTMESLAKQMSVVPQEPYLFSNSTVAGNIRYNREHVTQEEIERAAKAVGAHDFIMKLEKGYDTELQQRGGNLSVGQRQLISFARALVVNPRILILDEATANIDTETEVQIQKSLAEMLQGRTAFVIAHRLSTVRNADKIVVIDKGGVLEMGTHAQLVAMGGLYARLYSYTLDPSEAARAAAK, from the coding sequence ATGTTCAACCCACGGATGCACGGCTTTGGCCATGGCGGTCTTGAAGAGGAGCACGGCAAGGTTTACGACCATACCGTCGTGTCCCGGATGATGAAGTACATCTGGCCGTTCAAGTTCCGGGTGGCCGTGATAGTCCTTTCGATGATCGTCTACTCCACGTGCATGGTGGTATCGCCCCTCGTAATCAAGTGGATAATAGACGACCACATAACCCCTGCGGTAACGACAGGCAACGTCGGGAGTCTGAACTGGGCCATCCTGGTATTCCTGGGAGTGGCGCTGGTCCAGTTCCTGGCGAACATCACGCACCTGCGGTACCTCAACTACGTCGGGCAGGAAGTCCTGTTCCGCTTGCGCGTGGACCTGTTCAAAAAGATACAGAGCCAGTCGATGTCGTTCTTCGACAAGAACGAGACCGGCAAGGTGATGTCCCGCATACAGAGCGACGTGCACCAGTTGCAGGACGTGTTGCAGATCGTCGTGCATTCGCTGGCGGACTTCTTCTCGCTGGCGGGCATAGTTGTAACGATGTTCGTTGTGGACTGGAAGCTGGCCATCGCTACGTTATCGGTTGTGCCACCGCTATTTGTTGTGCTTATCGTGTGGCAGAAGTATGCGCGGGCGTCCTTCCTGCGCGTGCGCAAGTCCGTCGCGACGATCAACTCCGGGCTCCAGGAGAATATCGCAGGTGTGCGGGTTATCCAGAGCCTGAACCGCGAGAAGGTCAACGCGAGCAAGTTCGACCAGACGAACGCGGAGAACCTCAAGGCCAACCTGCAGGCCACCCGGATGTCGGCAATTCTGCCGCCGTCGGTGGAGCTTATGACGGCGCTGGGACTTGCGATAATCGTCGTCGCCGGCGGCAGCATGGTCATCAACGGGCGCATCGAGGTGGGCGTGGTTGTGGCGTTCGCGCTTTATGTGCAGCGCTTCTTCGACCCGATCAGGGGACTGATTTCCCAGTACGCCAGCCTGCAGAGGGCGATGGTTTCCGGCGCGAGGATATTCCAGCTACTGGACCACAAACCGGACGTGGAAGATAAGCCGGACGCCATAGAGCTGCCCGAGGTTAAGGGCAACGTCCACTTTGAGAAGGTGAACTTTCATTACAACCCGGACACGCCTGTTCTCAAGGGCGTCAACCTGGACGTCAAGGCTGGTGAGACCGTTGCGCTGGTGGGGCCGACGGGGGCCGGGAAGACCACCATTGTGTCCCTCCTCATGCGCATGTACGACGTCACAGGCGGAAGCATAGCGATTGACGGGCACGACATACGCGACGTGACGATGGAGTCGCTGGCGAAGCAGATGAGCGTGGTGCCGCAAGAGCCGTACCTGTTTTCCAACAGCACCGTGGCGGGCAACATTCGCTACAACCGCGAGCACGTGACGCAGGAAGAGATCGAGCGCGCCGCGAAGGCTGTTGGCGCGCACGACTTCATCATGAAGCTGGAGAAGGGCTACGACACGGAATTGCAGCAGCGCGGCGGCAACCTGAGCGTGGGGCAGCGGCAGCTGATCAGCTTTGCACGCGCGCTCGTCGTTAACCCTCGGATACTAATTCTTGATGAGGCGACGGCGAACATCGACACCGAGACCGAGGTGCAGATCCAGAAGTCGCTGGCCGAGATGCTGCAGGGGCGCACGGCGTTCGTGATTGCGCACCGCCTTTCGACCGTGAGGAATGCGGACAAAATTGTGGTGATAGACAAGGGCGGCGTACTGGAGATGGGCACACACGCGCAGCTAGTGGCGATGGGCGGGCTGTACGCCCGGCTGTACTCATACACGCTCGACCCCTCCGAGGCGGCGCGGGCGGCGGCGAAGTAG